The Paenibacillus spongiae nucleotide sequence TCGTCGCAGCCGTTAGCGGGTTATCCCCCGTACACATGATAGTACGGATGCCCATTCTGCGGAGCTCGTCGAAGCGTTCCTTCATTCCTGGCTTCACCGTATCCTTCAAATAAATAAGCCCATAAATCCGGTTACCCGCCGCAACCGCCAAAGGCGTGCCTCCCGCCGAGGCAATGCGTTCCGTTACCGCATCCAAGTCGCTTGGAAGCTTGCCGCCTTGCACTGCGACCCACTGCTTCACGGCATCGACCGCCCCTTTGCGAACGGACAGACCGCTCGTTAGGTCAACGCCGCTCATGCGCGTTTCGGCTTTAAACTCGATGAACTGGCCTCCTTCCGCGATTGCCGCGTCATACGTGAACCCTTGTTTGTTCATAAGCTCAAGCACAGAGCGCCCTTCCGGCGTCTCGTCCTGCAAGGAGCTGATAGCCGCCCATGCCGCAATCTCTTCAGCCGCTGCGCCGCCGACCGGCACGAATTCGCTCGCCATCCGGTTTCCGTACGTAATCGTGCCAGTCTTATCGAGAATCATCGTGTTGATATCCCCGGAAGCTTCAACCGCTTTGCCCGACATCGCCAGTACATTGAACTGCGTCACGCGATCCATCCCCGCAATGCCGATTGCGGACAGGAGACCGCCGATTGTGGTGGGGATCAGGCAGACGAGCAGCGCGATCAGCACCGGGATTTCCAAATCCACGCCGACATACTTCGCGATCGGCGCCAATGTGACCACCACGATCAGAAAAATGAGCGTCAGGCTGATAAGAAGCGTATTTAACGCGATTTCATTCGGAGTCTTCTGCCGCTTCGCCCCTTCAACGAGCGAAATCATCCGGTCGATGAACGACTCGCCCGGATCGCTCGTAATGCGAACGACGATACGGTCGCTGACGACCCGGGTACCTCCTGTGACCGAGCTGAAATCGCCTCCCGCTTCTTTAATCACAGGTGCGGATTCACCCGTAATCGCCGATTCGTCAACCGAGGCAAGCCCTTCGATCACTTCGCCGTCGCCCGGAATCATCTCTCCCTGCTCTACGATGACAGTGTCTCCTTTGCGAAGCATCGATGCTTGTATGACCGTTATCTCACCATTGACCAGCTTGTTCGCAGCCACTTCCCGCTTCGTCTTCTTCAGCGAGTCCGCCTGCGCCTTCCCCCTGCCCTCGGCGAGCGCTTCGGCAAAGTTCGCAAACAGAACGGTTACCAGCAGAATCAGGAACACGGTCAGATTGAACGCGAACCGTTCCTCAGCATTGAACCAGCTTGGAAACAGGGTTAGAAGCAGCACGAGGAACGTTCCGATTTCAACGATGAACATGACCGGATTCCGGATCATGGACGCCGGGTTCAGCTTGATGATACTATCGATTACAGCCTGCTTGACGATATCGCCCGTCAGCAGCTTTTTACGTTGCTGCAGTTGTTGTTTCATCTTCTCTTCCCCTCACTTAACGAAGCGTTAAATATTCCGCAACCGGCCCCAGCGCAATGACCGGAAGAAATGTTAGTGCGCCAATCAACAGCACCGTCCCGATAATAATCCCCGTGAATAGCGCATTATCCGTACGGAATGTCCCGATCGTCTCCGGTACATGCGTCTTGCGGACGAACGATCCGGCGACGGCTAGCATAGCCATCATGGAGATGTACCGGCCGAAGAACATGACCAATCCGGTCGTAATGTTCCAGAACGGCGTGTTATCCGCTAGTCCTTCGAAACCGGACCCGTTATTGGCGGCCGAAGAGGTGTACTCGTACAAGACTTGAGAAATCCCATGGAAGCCCGGATTGGTTATCGAGCCGCTGCCCAGGTCGGTCAAGAAGGCTATCGCCGTCGGAGCCAGAATGATCAACGGATGCACCAGGATGGCAATGGCGAGAAGCTTCATCTCGCGCGGTTCAATCTTGCGGCCTAGAAATTCCGGCGTCCGCCCGACCATAAGCCCGCAGATGAATACCCCCAGCATGGCGTACATCAGCATATTGATCAGCCCGACGCCTTTGCCTCCGAATACGCAGTTCAACATCATCTGGGCAAGCGGGGCTATACCGCCAAGCGGCGTGAGCGTATCATGCATGTTATTGACGCTGCCGGTAGTGGCCGCGGTCGTCACCGTCGTGAACAAGGCGGATTGAGCGATGCCGAAGCGCACCTCCTTGCCTTCCATGCTACCTTGCGATGCATCGAAGCCCATGGCGTTCATCGCAGGGCTACCCGCCTTCTCCGAGAAGTAAGTGAGCGAGAGGAAGACAAGGAAGAGTGCCATCATGGCGGTGAAAATAACCCAGCCCTGCTTCGTATTCCGTGCGAAGCGCCCGAACATATAGGGCAACGATGCCGGCATCGCCCACATCATGAGAATCTCAAGCACATTCGTAATGCCATTCGGATTCTCGAACGGGTGCGCCGAGTTGACGCCGAAGAACCCGCCGCCGTTCGTACCGATATGCTTGATCGTCTCCAGCGATGCTACAGGCCCCAGCGGAATATGCTGCGTAACACCTTGCAGCGTAGTAACGACGAGGGTCGGATTTAGCGTCTGCGGGACTTGGAGCGCCACAAGAACGAGCGTCATGATGAACGAGAAGGGCAGGAAGATCCGCATGATCCCTTTCACGAAGTCTTCGAAAAAGTTGCCGATCGTCGTCCCTTTGCTCGTGATCCCCCGCACGAAAGCGACCGCAACGGCGAATCCCGTGGCTGCCGACGTGAACATCATCATCGTGATGACGGCCATCTGGGTGAGGTAGGTAACGCCAGACTCCCCGCTGTAATGCTGCAGGTTCGTGTTGGTCACAAAGCTGATAATCGTATTGAAAGCAAGCGTTGATTCCATATTTCCGTTACCGCTCGGGTTAAGCCATAATCCGCCCTGTACCCGCAGCAGTAAATAACCGATCGCGACAAGCACGACATTGGTGGCGATGATGCTAAGCGCATAAATCTTCCACGTCATGCCTTCCCGCTTCTTCAGCCCGATCAGCTTATAGATCGCCCGTTCCATGCCTCCGAATATGCGGTCCGTCCAATTCGATTCATTCGAGAACACATGATAGACATACGTGCCCAGCGGCTTTACCAGCAGCATCAGGACAATAATGACGATGACGATTTGCAAGATATCCATTGATCAACAGCCTCCTAGAACTTCTCCGGGTGAATCAGTGCATAAACCAAATACATGAATACAAGCAAAGTAAGGATAAGCGTCACAATCATGCTTCGTTCCCTCCCGCATCTTCAATCACTTTACCGCACCAGTTGGCAAAACCGGCTGCTAGCGCGAATCCCGCTGCCAGCATGACAAGCATCCCTATATCGCTCATGCTTAAATTCTCCCTATTCATCCCTAATATTCAATTTTTACCCATTCTGAGCATGAAAAAAGAAGCCTGCGGGCATGAGGAACATGACCCGTGGCTTCAACGATTCACAGCAAGGAAGAATTCTGCCGTACCCCTTAGAGGGCACAAGAAGAAACGGCTCGCACCATTCCTGGGGGCGACGTTAGTTTCTTCCATTAGACAAATTCATCCCGAGCTGCGACTGCACGTGTTAATGTTGCCTCTCCCTATACGCTTACGAGGTTAGCTGACGGATTCGGGCGCGAGAGTCGCCCTACCTGGATCAGTCTCCCATTCCAAGATTCACCCCATGGCTTCAGCAATACGCATCGTACTGCTTGCTGGCCGTTGGTTCCCCCGCTCCTTCTTCGAAATCAGAAGGACTCAGCGATAAAGACGGTTAATGCTATGACTGAAACATAACTGCTATCGGTTTCAAATCGTTCTCCTGCTCGGAGGCCTCCGAAAATGGTAAGAACAAGAAGATTCGATGAATTGAATCTTACTCCTGCTTCGAATCTCTGTAAAGCGAACCTGAAGCTGATAATACGGCTTTTCCGCTCGATTATCGCGCATAAGCAGCGCTTACATTCCTATAAATATCCGTCTTGCTCGCTCATTCGCATTCATTCTGCGCCTTTCAAAAAAAGCGGCGGACATTCGGGAAGGGATATCATCCAAAAATGCACAAAAAAGCTGTCGGATAAATCTCGACAGCTTAAAGCAGCCATTTCATCGGAATGCCTGCATGCATGCAGCGGCTCGCCTCCATAGCCTCAAGGTTCATTCCCGCCGGTCCGGCGGCAGCGCAAAGGCGAGAAGTCCGAGGAGCGGCAGAAAGCTCGACCAGGTCAGAACGCGGTCAAGTCCCCATATATCGCCCGCTTCTCCAATGATCACCGCCCCGATCGCCCCCATTCCGAAGGCCAAGCCGGTAATGAGCCCTGAAGCCATGCCAACCTTGCCTGGGAGAAGCTCCTGCGCGTAGACGACGCTTACGGAAAATCCGGAGAGCAGGATGACGCCCAGCAA carries:
- the kdpB gene encoding potassium-transporting ATPase subunit KdpB; this translates as MKQQLQQRKKLLTGDIVKQAVIDSIIKLNPASMIRNPVMFIVEIGTFLVLLLTLFPSWFNAEERFAFNLTVFLILLVTVLFANFAEALAEGRGKAQADSLKKTKREVAANKLVNGEITVIQASMLRKGDTVIVEQGEMIPGDGEVIEGLASVDESAITGESAPVIKEAGGDFSSVTGGTRVVSDRIVVRITSDPGESFIDRMISLVEGAKRQKTPNEIALNTLLISLTLIFLIVVVTLAPIAKYVGVDLEIPVLIALLVCLIPTTIGGLLSAIGIAGMDRVTQFNVLAMSGKAVEASGDINTMILDKTGTITYGNRMASEFVPVGGAAAEEIAAWAAISSLQDETPEGRSVLELMNKQGFTYDAAIAEGGQFIEFKAETRMSGVDLTSGLSVRKGAVDAVKQWVAVQGGKLPSDLDAVTERIASAGGTPLAVAAGNRIYGLIYLKDTVKPGMKERFDELRRMGIRTIMCTGDNPLTAATIAREAGVDDFIAESKPEDKIAVIRREQAQGKLVAMTGDGTNDAPALAQADVGLAMNSGTVAAKEAANMVDLDSDPSKIIEVVAIGKQLLMTRGALTTFSIANDVAKYFAIIPAIFLLAIPEMNVLNVMRLGSPYSAILSALLFNAIIIPLLIPLAMKGVAYKPMSSAKLLSRNLVVYGLGGVIAPFVGIKLIDMIVHLWV
- the kdpA gene encoding potassium-transporting ATPase subunit KdpA, producing MDILQIVIVIIVLMLLVKPLGTYVYHVFSNESNWTDRIFGGMERAIYKLIGLKKREGMTWKIYALSIIATNVVLVAIGYLLLRVQGGLWLNPSGNGNMESTLAFNTIISFVTNTNLQHYSGESGVTYLTQMAVITMMMFTSAATGFAVAVAFVRGITSKGTTIGNFFEDFVKGIMRIFLPFSFIMTLVLVALQVPQTLNPTLVVTTLQGVTQHIPLGPVASLETIKHIGTNGGGFFGVNSAHPFENPNGITNVLEILMMWAMPASLPYMFGRFARNTKQGWVIFTAMMALFLVFLSLTYFSEKAGSPAMNAMGFDASQGSMEGKEVRFGIAQSALFTTVTTAATTGSVNNMHDTLTPLGGIAPLAQMMLNCVFGGKGVGLINMLMYAMLGVFICGLMVGRTPEFLGRKIEPREMKLLAIAILVHPLIILAPTAIAFLTDLGSGSITNPGFHGISQVLYEYTSSAANNGSGFEGLADNTPFWNITTGLVMFFGRYISMMAMLAVAGSFVRKTHVPETIGTFRTDNALFTGIIIGTVLLIGALTFLPVIALGPVAEYLTLR
- the kdpF gene encoding K(+)-transporting ATPase subunit F; this encodes MIVTLILTLLVFMYLVYALIHPEKF